One Marinibacterium anthonyi genomic region harbors:
- the amn gene encoding AMP nucleosidase, translating into MIQLKTPKIPGPEAFDAAEAAVARLEELYSAATDFLTEGFKSAMSGQTPESRLRAYYPEVRLTTTSHARVDTRLSFGHVYTPGTYAATITRPDLFRSYLTQQIRLLIENHGQPVIIGPSDTPIPVHFAVGGLTVPQEGAVDFVLRDYFDVPDLTTTNDDIVNGTYVSPDGTGPLAPFTAQRVDYSLARLSHYTATDPEHFQNHVLFTNYQFYVSEFEAFARAALADPDSGYTSFVSTGNAEITTPDDVLPPTGKNPQMPSFHLKRADGNGISLVNIGVGPSNAKTATDHIAVLRPHAWLMVGHCAGLRHTQALGDFVLAHGYLREDHVLDDDLPVWVPIPALAEIQVALEQAVEDVTELQGYDLKRIMRTGTVATIDNRNWELRDQSGPVQRLSQSRAVALDMESATIAANGYRFRVPYGTLLCVSDKPLHGELKLPGMASDFYRTQVSRHLAIGIKAMETLRTMPLERLHSRKLRSFDETAFL; encoded by the coding sequence ATGATCCAGTTGAAGACCCCCAAGATCCCGGGCCCCGAAGCGTTCGACGCCGCCGAAGCCGCCGTCGCGCGGCTTGAGGAGCTGTATTCCGCGGCCACCGATTTCCTGACCGAGGGCTTCAAGTCGGCGATGTCCGGCCAGACGCCGGAAAGCCGGTTGCGCGCCTACTACCCCGAGGTCCGGCTGACCACGACCAGCCATGCCCGCGTCGACACGCGGCTGAGCTTTGGTCATGTCTACACGCCCGGCACCTATGCGGCGACGATCACGCGGCCCGACCTGTTCCGCAGCTACCTGACCCAGCAGATCCGCCTGCTGATAGAAAACCACGGCCAGCCGGTGATCATCGGGCCGTCGGACACGCCGATCCCGGTGCATTTCGCCGTCGGCGGGCTGACCGTGCCGCAGGAAGGCGCCGTGGATTTCGTGTTGCGCGATTATTTCGACGTGCCGGACCTGACGACAACCAACGACGATATCGTCAACGGCACCTATGTCTCGCCCGATGGCACCGGCCCGCTGGCGCCGTTCACGGCGCAGCGGGTGGATTATTCGCTGGCCCGGCTCAGCCATTACACGGCGACGGATCCCGAGCATTTCCAGAACCACGTGCTGTTCACCAACTACCAGTTCTACGTGTCCGAATTCGAAGCCTTTGCCCGTGCCGCGCTGGCCGATCCGGACAGCGGATACACCAGCTTCGTATCTACCGGGAATGCCGAGATCACGACACCCGACGACGTGCTGCCCCCGACGGGAAAGAACCCGCAGATGCCGTCCTTTCACCTGAAACGGGCGGACGGGAACGGGATTTCGCTGGTCAACATCGGGGTGGGGCCGTCGAATGCCAAGACGGCGACGGACCATATCGCCGTGCTGCGGCCCCATGCCTGGCTGATGGTCGGCCATTGCGCCGGGCTGCGCCACACCCAGGCGCTGGGGGATTTCGTGCTGGCCCATGGCTACCTGCGCGAGGATCACGTGCTGGACGACGACCTGCCGGTCTGGGTGCCGATCCCGGCGCTGGCGGAAATCCAGGTGGCGCTGGAACAGGCGGTGGAAGACGTGACCGAACTTCAGGGCTATGACCTGAAGCGGATCATGCGCACCGGCACGGTGGCCACCATCGACAACCGCAACTGGGAACTGCGCGACCAGTCCGGCCCGGTGCAGCGGCTGTCGCAATCGCGCGCCGTGGCGCTGGACATGGAAAGCGCGACGATCGCGGCCAACGGCTACCGGTTCCGGGTGCCCTATGGCACGCTGCTGTGCGTGTCCGACAAGCCGCTGCATGGCGAATTGAAGCTGCCCGGGATGGCGTCGGATTTCTACCGCACCCAGGTCAGCCGGCACCTGGCCATCGGCATCAAGGCGATGGAAACGCTGCGCACGATGCCGCTGGAACGGCTGCACAGCCGCAAGTTGCGGTCGTTCGACGAGACCGCGTTTCTTTGA
- the adeC_2 gene encoding Adenine deaminase, producing the protein MRIADWPSVAPQLIAVAAGRAPADMVIRGGIWVNVHTREALPGHDICIVEGRIACVVPDAGRRIGPDTEVIEANGRYMIPGLCDAHMHIESGMLTPAEFSRAVIPHGTTSMFHDPHEIANVLGLDGVRMMHDEAILQPVNVFTQMPSCAPSAPGLETTGFEISPEDVAEAMTWPGIVGLGEMMNFPGVAAADPKMLAEIAATQRAGKTVGGHYASPDLGDDFAAYVAGGPADDHEGTREADAIARVRQGMRSMLRLGSAWYDVESQITAVTEKGLDPRGFILCTDDCHSGTLVNDGHMNRVVRHAIACGCDPLVALQMATINTATHFGLEREIGSLTPGRRADVILTSDLTDLPIELVIARGQVVAKDGDCLVDCPHYDWPDTARQTVRLGHAMSARDFEVTAPEGANAVRANVIGVVENQAPTKALKADLPVKDGLVEAEGEVCQIALVERHQATGGVTNAFVSGFGYQGKMAIASTVAHDSHHMIVVGTDRDQMALAANRLAEVGGGITIFRDGQELALVELPIAGLMSDAPATDVAAKAQKMVEAMIDCGCTLNNAYMQHSLLALVVIPELRISDLGLVDVRSFQKIPLFEPLS; encoded by the coding sequence ATGCGTATCGCCGACTGGCCCTCCGTCGCCCCTCAGCTCATCGCCGTCGCCGCCGGGCGCGCCCCTGCCGACATGGTCATCCGTGGCGGCATCTGGGTGAACGTCCACACGCGCGAGGCCCTGCCCGGACATGACATCTGCATCGTGGAAGGCCGCATCGCCTGCGTCGTTCCCGATGCCGGTCGTCGCATCGGGCCGGATACCGAAGTGATCGAGGCCAACGGGCGCTACATGATCCCCGGGCTGTGCGACGCGCACATGCATATCGAAAGCGGCATGCTGACCCCGGCCGAATTTTCCCGCGCGGTCATCCCGCACGGCACCACGTCCATGTTCCACGACCCGCACGAGATCGCCAATGTGCTGGGGCTGGACGGCGTGCGCATGATGCACGACGAGGCGATCCTGCAGCCGGTCAACGTGTTCACCCAGATGCCGTCCTGCGCGCCCTCGGCGCCGGGGCTTGAGACGACGGGCTTCGAGATCTCGCCCGAGGATGTAGCCGAGGCGATGACCTGGCCCGGCATCGTGGGCCTGGGCGAGATGATGAACTTTCCCGGTGTCGCCGCCGCCGATCCCAAGATGCTGGCCGAGATCGCCGCGACCCAGCGCGCGGGCAAGACGGTGGGCGGGCATTATGCCTCGCCCGACCTGGGCGACGATTTCGCGGCCTATGTCGCGGGCGGGCCCGCCGACGATCACGAGGGCACGCGCGAAGCGGACGCGATCGCGCGGGTGCGGCAGGGCATGCGGTCGATGCTGCGGCTGGGATCGGCCTGGTACGATGTGGAATCGCAGATCACCGCGGTGACCGAAAAGGGGCTGGATCCGCGGGGGTTCATCCTGTGCACCGACGATTGCCATTCCGGCACGCTGGTGAACGACGGGCACATGAACCGGGTGGTGCGCCACGCCATTGCCTGTGGCTGCGATCCGCTGGTGGCGCTGCAGATGGCGACGATCAATACCGCGACCCATTTCGGGCTGGAACGCGAGATCGGGTCGCTGACCCCGGGACGGCGGGCCGACGTGATCCTGACGTCTGACCTGACGGACCTGCCGATCGAACTGGTGATCGCGCGCGGCCAGGTGGTGGCGAAGGACGGAGACTGCCTGGTGGACTGCCCGCATTACGACTGGCCCGATACCGCGCGCCAGACCGTGCGGCTGGGCCACGCGATGAGCGCGCGCGATTTCGAGGTGACGGCCCCCGAAGGCGCCAATGCGGTGCGGGCCAACGTGATCGGTGTGGTGGAAAACCAGGCCCCGACCAAGGCGCTGAAGGCCGATCTGCCGGTCAAGGACGGGCTGGTGGAAGCCGAAGGCGAGGTGTGCCAGATCGCGCTGGTGGAACGCCACCAGGCCACCGGTGGCGTGACCAATGCCTTCGTTTCGGGCTTTGGATATCAGGGCAAGATGGCCATCGCGTCGACCGTGGCACATGACAGCCACCACATGATCGTCGTGGGCACCGACCGCGACCAGATGGCGCTGGCCGCGAACCGGCTGGCCGAAGTGGGCGGCGGCATTACCATCTTCCGCGATGGTCAGGAACTGGCCCTTGTCGAACTGCCCATCGCCGGGCTGATGTCGGACGCGCCGGCCACCGACGTCGCCGCCAAGGCGCAGAAGATGGTCGAGGCGATGATCGACTGCGGCTGCACGCTGAACAATGCCTACATGCAGCATTCGCTGCTGGCGCTGGTCGTCATCCCCGAACTTCGCATCTCGGACCTTGGTCTTGTCGATGTCCGCAGCTTCCAGAAAATCCCGCTGTTCGAGCCGCTGTCATGA
- a CDS encoding putative enzyme related to lactoylglutathione lyase, translating to MTSPSRKVVKTGINTGINTGINLACLHRFGRGFWPAPGQGMLHGKPTTGKGGIMDYDSVEAPDFGRSLTGIGLNLLVRDVPGRCDFLVQVFGMRAYQVSGDFAILRYGDTVFQLHADGTYHANPLLSLLPETPPRGAGIELRLYDTDPDAAVARAKALGAVILQGPTDKPHGLREAYVLDDDGYAWVPSRRLA from the coding sequence GTGACGTCACCCTCCCGCAAGGTGGTCAAAACGGGGATCAACACGGGGATCAACACGGGGATCAACCTGGCGTGCCTGCACCGCTTCGGACGGGGGTTCTGGCCGGCGCCCGGACAGGGCATGCTGCACGGGAAACCCACGACGGGAAAGGGCGGGATCATGGATTACGACAGCGTCGAGGCCCCCGATTTCGGGCGCAGCCTGACGGGGATCGGGCTGAACCTGCTGGTGCGCGACGTGCCGGGGCGCTGTGATTTCCTGGTCCAGGTCTTCGGGATGCGCGCCTACCAGGTTTCTGGGGATTTCGCGATCCTGCGCTATGGTGATACGGTGTTCCAACTGCACGCGGACGGGACGTATCACGCCAATCCGCTGCTGAGCCTGCTGCCCGAGACCCCGCCGCGCGGCGCGGGGATCGAACTGCGGCTGTATGACACCGACCCCGACGCGGCGGTGGCCCGGGCCAAAGCGCTGGGGGCCGTGATCCTGCAGGGGCCGACCGACAAGCCGCACGGGCTGCGCGAGGCCTACGTGCTGGACGACGACGGCTATGCCTGGGTGCCCAGCCGACGCCTGGCATGA
- a CDS encoding aldolase II superfamily protein, whose protein sequence is MSVAELRPNLDHWQERVDLAAAFRWTVRLDMHEGVANHFSLAVNDDGTRFLMNPNQMHFGRIRASDLLELDANDPSTMDRPDAPDPTAWGLHGTLHRLCPHARCAMHVHSIHATVLASLFDSRLLPIDQNSAMFFNRHVIDENYGGLAFEEEALRCAELLADPKQTVLIMGNHGIMVIGQTVAETFNRMFYFERAAETYIRALQTGQRLRVLSDEVAEKTAAEIETYPEQADRHLSEIKLLLDGEGSDYAA, encoded by the coding sequence ATGAGCGTTGCCGAACTCAGACCGAACCTCGACCACTGGCAGGAGCGCGTGGACCTTGCCGCGGCCTTCCGCTGGACCGTGCGGCTGGACATGCACGAGGGCGTCGCGAACCACTTCTCGCTGGCGGTGAACGATGACGGAACCAGGTTCCTGATGAACCCCAACCAGATGCATTTTGGCCGGATCCGGGCCAGCGACCTTCTGGAACTGGACGCCAACGATCCGTCGACCATGGACAGGCCCGACGCGCCGGACCCCACCGCCTGGGGCCTGCACGGCACGCTCCACCGGCTGTGCCCGCATGCGCGCTGCGCCATGCATGTCCATTCGATCCATGCGACCGTCCTGGCGTCGCTGTTCGACAGCCGGCTGCTGCCGATCGACCAGAATTCGGCGATGTTCTTCAACCGCCACGTCATCGACGAGAATTACGGCGGGCTGGCCTTCGAGGAAGAGGCGCTGCGCTGCGCCGAACTGCTGGCCGACCCGAAGCAGACCGTGCTGATCATGGGCAACCACGGCATCATGGTGATCGGCCAGACCGTGGCCGAAACCTTCAACCGCATGTTCTATTTCGAACGCGCTGCCGAAACCTATATCCGCGCGCTGCAGACCGGCCAGCGCCTGCGGGTGCTGTCGGACGAGGTCGCCGAAAAGACCGCGGCCGAAATCGAGACCTATCCCGAACAGGCCGACCGGCATCTGTCCGAGATCAAGCTGCTGCTGGACGGCGAAGGGTCGGATTACGCCGCCTGA
- the mmgC_8 gene encoding Acyl-CoA dehydrogenase, whose product MQYGLSDEQEMIVSTVRRFVETEIYPHEDLVERSGDVPAEIAAEIKRKTLELGFYACNFPESVGCAGLSHMDFALVERELGRGSMALNHFFGRPQNILMACEGDQVDRYLMPAVRGERMDALAMTEPGAGSDVRGMKCAAVRDGGDWVVNGTKHFISGADHADFIIVFIATGEDQTPKGPKKRITAFLVDRGTPGFTIRDGYKSVSHRGYKNMILDFDDCRLPDAQVLGEVDGGFDVMNTWLYATRITVATMSVGRARRVFDYALNYAAEREQFGQPIGKFQGVSFQIADMITEIDAADLLTLAAANRLDQGLPANREIASAKVFASEMLAHVTDAAIQIHGGMGLMDDYPLERFWRDARVERIWDGTSEIQRHIISRELLRALGA is encoded by the coding sequence ATGCAATACGGGCTGAGTGACGAGCAGGAGATGATCGTCTCGACCGTTCGTCGATTCGTCGAAACGGAAATCTACCCCCACGAAGACCTGGTCGAACGCAGCGGCGACGTGCCGGCCGAGATCGCGGCCGAGATCAAGCGCAAGACGCTGGAGCTGGGGTTCTACGCCTGCAACTTCCCCGAAAGCGTCGGCTGCGCGGGGCTGAGCCACATGGATTTCGCCCTGGTCGAACGGGAACTGGGCCGCGGATCCATGGCGCTGAACCATTTCTTCGGGCGGCCCCAGAACATCCTGATGGCCTGCGAGGGCGACCAGGTGGATCGCTACCTGATGCCCGCCGTCCGGGGCGAGCGGATGGATGCGCTGGCGATGACCGAACCGGGCGCCGGGTCGGACGTAAGGGGCATGAAATGCGCCGCGGTGCGCGATGGCGGCGACTGGGTCGTGAACGGGACCAAGCATTTCATTTCCGGAGCGGACCACGCCGATTTCATCATCGTCTTCATCGCCACGGGCGAGGATCAGACACCCAAGGGGCCCAAGAAGCGCATCACCGCCTTTCTGGTCGACCGGGGCACGCCGGGCTTCACCATCCGCGACGGCTACAAATCGGTCAGCCACCGCGGCTACAAGAACATGATCCTGGATTTCGACGACTGCCGCCTGCCCGACGCCCAGGTCCTGGGCGAGGTCGACGGCGGGTTCGACGTGATGAACACCTGGCTTTACGCCACGCGCATCACGGTCGCGACGATGTCGGTGGGCCGGGCGCGGCGGGTGTTCGATTATGCGTTGAATTACGCCGCCGAGCGGGAACAATTCGGCCAGCCCATCGGTAAGTTCCAGGGCGTGTCCTTTCAGATCGCCGACATGATCACGGAAATCGACGCCGCCGACCTGCTGACGCTGGCCGCCGCCAATCGGCTGGACCAGGGGCTGCCGGCGAACCGGGAAATCGCCAGCGCCAAGGTGTTCGCATCCGAGATGCTGGCCCATGTGACCGACGCGGCGATCCAGATCCATGGTGGCATGGGGCTGATGGACGATTATCCGCTGGAACGGTTCTGGCGCGACGCCCGCGTCGAACGGATCTGGGACGGGACCAGTGAAATCCAGCGCCACATCATCTCGCGCGAATTGCTGCGGGCGTTGGGCGCATGA